A window of Deltaproteobacteria bacterium genomic DNA:
ACGCGACCACGCTGCGCATGATCGGCGAGCGCGCGGGCATGGGCGCGAGCTCGATCTACCGCCACATCCGCAGCAAGGAGGAGCTGCTCGTCGAGGACCTCGCCGAGCTGCAGAACGAGGCGTGGAAGAAGTTCCGCGCCGCCTGCCCGCGCCGCCTGCCCGCGCGCGAGCGGCTGCGCCGCTTCCTCGACGCGGAGCACGCGCTGCTCGCGCAGGACCGCGACTTCACCGTGGTGATGCTGCGTGCGACGACGCACCCCGAAGCGCGCGTCGCGAAGCGCGTGCTCGCGCTGCAAGACCGCACGATCGGCCTCGTCGCCGAGATCCTGCAAAGCGCGCGCTCGCGCGGCGAGCTGCGCAAGGACGCCGACGTGCTCGCCGCCGCGCGCACCGTGCTGCACGTGACGAACGGCGCCCGCATCGCGTGGGCGAACGGCCAGCTCGATGCCGAGGAGTGCCGCGAGGCGATCGCGGCGGCGGTGGAGTTGTTGTTCGCGGGGATTGCGGCGCCGGCGAAGAATGCGCGCTAGCGCGCGCTCAGCCGCGAAAGCTCGCCACGTCGATGCGCAGCTTTCGCATGCGCGCGCGCAGCGTGTGCGGGTTGATCGCGAGCAGCTGCGCGGCGCCGCGCGGGCCTTCGACGCGACCGCGCGTGTGCGCGAGCGCGCGCTCGATGTGAGCGCGCATCGCGTCGTCGAGGGTCGCGATGGCAGCTTCGGCGGGAGGCGCGCTTCGGTCGCGTGATGCCGAGGCGGCTC
This region includes:
- a CDS encoding TetR/AcrR family transcriptional regulator yields the protein MTTPPTTTASVDKKSRRARRPDDGRLVRGRKSRAKIRAAFRTLFREHGFDATTLRMIGERAGMGASSIYRHIRSKEELLVEDLAELQNEAWKKFRAACPRRLPARERLRRFLDAEHALLAQDRDFTVVMLRATTHPEARVAKRVLALQDRTIGLVAEILQSARSRGELRKDADVLAAARTVLHVTNGARIAWANGQLDAEECREAIAAAVELLFAGIAAPAKNAR